In Micromonospora sp. WMMD980, the following are encoded in one genomic region:
- a CDS encoding fibronectin type III domain-containing protein, with product MTTIEDVTSTAGPETARPRKRLRGGLVTIGTVGALLAAMGLTVLGLGAADNAVATFDSSSWLFSTTRSELARVNGITARVDTRMEVPGGRRHQMQVAQTDRLLILRDLNTGQVSSLDLATLQITATTPTAPGLGVSVALHDDAAFVVDAVQGIVRQLDPRALTPVGEPVRYPPGIAGGTFDGEGKLWVAVPSEGTVSAVTAADLPATPGDAPPAGLSPKRVETYDVAEPAHELVVSTLDEGVAVLDRTSASLVTVTGGETRRASLSIVAPGNLPARTSGPQVPVTVSGDRSVHVVRDGAEVKRFTVPGAGVRLSPAVAWAGRFYCADEDTGTVYSFDAGGQLVETIKGSGRPGPVELEVRENHLFINPPDSSTAQVVDDRNRVREVNKYANDVLGGDPPPAPPPPPPPKKPKVSEPGAPKSVRAAAGNASARVSWQPAASNGAEIIRYVVEGGGQTHQVGANQRALEITGLTNGETYTFAVHAVNARGDGPARRSNPVVPTAEVPDPPTSVTAEARPDGTVRVSWPEANGQGNKVARYAVTATSAGASAPAGESPKTELVVPAGQLEYGTQYAFTVTAVSEKGAGSKASPVSDTVVPFAAPDAPAELRASTVADRPGTVAVQWSPAVENGRPVTKYVVEAGGKTVEVTDAQATVGGLGDGQNVTVKVKAVNEAGAGAEASTTARTVAAPRITVTGSSADATSVTVTFTVDAGGGRATCTAATGGKTASGSCSSLRVTGLTPGTAYTVTLTASNAAGKNTATRGQTTDALYGIATCRNGSSGAEATYCSRDVPGERNGNEIFEVTQQDNSRQAGWERNGARLRAYCKKSGEEVYAYIYNNDKRSTWWVRVDHSKGRDYIPWAWLNLEGGDNINLLPTC from the coding sequence ACCGCACGGGTGGACACCCGGATGGAGGTGCCCGGCGGCCGGCGGCACCAGATGCAGGTGGCCCAGACCGACCGGCTGCTGATCCTGCGGGACCTCAACACCGGGCAGGTCAGCTCGCTGGACCTGGCGACGTTGCAGATCACCGCGACCACACCGACCGCGCCGGGGCTGGGCGTCAGCGTCGCGCTGCACGACGACGCGGCGTTCGTGGTGGACGCGGTGCAGGGCATCGTGCGGCAACTCGACCCGCGGGCGTTGACGCCGGTGGGCGAGCCGGTGCGATACCCGCCGGGCATCGCGGGCGGGACGTTCGACGGCGAGGGCAAGCTGTGGGTCGCGGTGCCGAGCGAGGGCACCGTCTCGGCGGTCACCGCCGCCGACCTGCCGGCCACGCCGGGTGACGCGCCGCCCGCCGGGCTCAGTCCGAAGCGCGTCGAGACGTACGACGTGGCGGAGCCGGCGCACGAGCTGGTGGTGTCCACGCTGGACGAGGGCGTGGCGGTGCTCGACCGCACGTCGGCGTCGCTGGTGACGGTCACCGGCGGCGAGACACGGCGAGCGAGCCTGTCCATTGTCGCTCCCGGCAACCTGCCGGCGCGCACCAGCGGCCCGCAGGTGCCGGTCACCGTGTCGGGCGACCGGTCGGTGCACGTGGTCCGCGACGGGGCCGAGGTGAAGAGGTTCACGGTGCCCGGGGCCGGCGTGCGGCTCAGCCCGGCGGTGGCCTGGGCGGGGCGGTTCTACTGCGCCGACGAGGACACCGGCACGGTCTACTCGTTCGACGCCGGCGGGCAGCTCGTCGAGACCATCAAGGGCTCCGGCCGGCCCGGCCCGGTGGAGCTGGAGGTTCGCGAGAACCACCTGTTCATCAACCCGCCGGACTCGTCCACCGCGCAGGTGGTCGACGACCGGAACCGGGTCCGTGAGGTCAACAAGTACGCCAACGACGTGCTCGGTGGCGACCCGCCGCCGGCTCCCCCGCCGCCGCCTCCGCCGAAGAAGCCGAAGGTGAGCGAGCCGGGCGCGCCGAAGTCGGTCCGCGCCGCCGCCGGCAACGCCTCGGCCCGGGTGAGCTGGCAGCCGGCCGCGTCGAACGGCGCCGAGATCATCCGCTACGTGGTGGAGGGCGGCGGCCAGACCCACCAGGTGGGCGCCAACCAGCGCGCGCTGGAGATCACCGGCCTGACCAACGGTGAGACGTACACGTTCGCGGTGCACGCGGTGAACGCCAGGGGCGACGGCCCGGCGCGCCGCAGCAACCCGGTCGTGCCGACCGCCGAGGTGCCCGACCCGCCGACGTCGGTGACCGCCGAGGCACGGCCCGACGGCACGGTCCGGGTGAGCTGGCCGGAGGCCAACGGCCAGGGCAACAAGGTCGCCCGGTACGCGGTGACCGCCACCTCGGCCGGCGCGAGCGCCCCGGCCGGCGAGTCGCCCAAGACCGAGCTGGTCGTGCCGGCCGGCCAGTTGGAGTACGGCACCCAGTACGCGTTCACGGTGACCGCGGTCAGCGAGAAGGGCGCCGGGTCGAAGGCGTCCCCGGTGAGCGACACGGTGGTGCCGTTCGCGGCGCCGGACGCGCCGGCCGAGCTGCGCGCGTCCACCGTGGCCGACCGGCCCGGCACCGTCGCGGTGCAGTGGTCGCCGGCGGTGGAGAACGGCCGCCCGGTGACGAAGTACGTGGTGGAGGCCGGTGGGAAGACCGTCGAGGTGACCGACGCGCAGGCGACAGTGGGCGGGCTCGGCGACGGGCAGAACGTCACGGTGAAGGTCAAGGCGGTCAACGAGGCCGGCGCCGGCGCGGAGGCCAGCACCACCGCCCGCACGGTGGCCGCGCCCCGGATCACGGTGACCGGCTCGTCGGCGGACGCCACCTCGGTCACGGTGACGTTCACCGTCGACGCCGGCGGTGGGCGGGCCACCTGCACGGCCGCCACCGGCGGCAAGACCGCCAGCGGGAGCTGCTCCAGCCTGCGGGTGACCGGGCTGACGCCGGGCACCGCCTACACGGTCACGCTGACCGCGAGCAACGCGGCCGGCAAGAACACGGCGACCCGGGGCCAGACCACCGACGCGCTGTACGGGATCGCGACCTGCCGCAACGGCTCCTCCGGCGCCGAGGCGACCTACTGCTCGCGGGACGTGCCGGGCGAGCGCAACGGCAACGAGATCTTCGAGGTCACCCAGCAGGACAACAGCAGGCAGGCGGGCTGGGAGCGCAACGGCGCCCGGCTCAGGGCCTACTGCAAGAAGTCGGGTGAAGAGGTTTACGCCTACATCTACAACAACGACAAGCGCAGCACCTGGTGGGTGCGCGTGGACCACAGCAAGGGCCGCGACTACATCCCGTGGGCCTGGCTCAACCTGGAGGGCGGCGACAACATCAACCTGCTGCCCACCTGCTGA